Genomic window (Dictyoglomus thermophilum H-6-12):
GTTAATCAAGTCCCTTCTAAAATTTACTCTCCAATCCTCCCATTCCTCAAAAGTCCTCGCTTTGAACTCATATTTTCTTTCCTTCTCATAGAGTTTCAAGAAATATTTGAAATCCATAAAAGCCCTCCTGAGAAAATATTAACAACTTAGATGATTTATTATAAACTAATTAGAACTAAACTTACATCAGAGGTGTGGAAATTGAGATTCATAGCAGATTTTCATATACATTCAAGATATAGTAGGGCCACAAGTAAAGATATGAACTTAGAAGGGCTTTCAAAATGGGCAAAGATAAAAGGTATTTCCCTTCTTGGAACTGGAGATTTTACTCATCCCTTATGGTTTCAAGAATTAAAAGAAAATCTAAAAGAAGAAAATTATGGAATTTACTCTTATAACCATACCTACTTTATATTAACTTCTGAAATAAGTTTTATATATTCTCAAAACAAAAAGCTAAGGAGAATTCACTTAATAATCTTTGCTCCAAGCTTAGAGATTGCATTTAAAATTAATAAGATCTTAGGCAAATTTTCTGATCTTTCTGTGGACGGAAGACCTACTATCGGAAAATCAATGTTAGAAGTTTTACCACTACTTTGGGAGATCTCTGAGGATATTCATATCATTCCAGCCCATGCCTGGACTCCTTGGTTCTCTCTCTTTGGTTCTAATTCAGGATTTGACTCTATTGAAGAGGCTTTTGGAGAATATACTGATAAAATCTTTGCCATTGAAACAGGCTTAAGTAGTGACCCTCCTATGAATTGGAGATTAAGCTCCCTTGATAAGATATCTCTTATTTCGAATTCTGACGCTCATTCACCAAGCAAAATTGGGCGAGAGGCAAATATGTTTGACTGTAACATGAATTATAAAGAGATCTTTGATGCCATAAAAAGCCAAGATAAAAACAGGTTTTTGTTCACTATTGAGTTTTTTCCTGAAGAAGGTAAATACCATTATGATGGACATAGGAACTGTAATATATCCTTACATCCAAAAGAAAGTATAAAACTAAAAAACATATGTCCAGTATGCAAGAAAACTCTCACCATAGGAGTACTACATAGAATAGAGATTCTTGCAGACAGAGAGGAAGGATTTACACCTCCCAATAGAATTCCTTATGTTAACTTAGTCCCCTTGGAAGAAATCATAGCTCAAGCTATAAATAAAGATCCATCTTCCCCATATGTTCAGAAGGAATACATGAGATTAATAGAAAATCTTGGCGATGAATTGAGTATCCTTCTTTATAGAGATATTTCAGATATTGCTAAAGTATCAGAAAGGGTAGCTATGGGTATAAAACTCATGAGAGATAAAAAAATCTCTATAAAACCAGGATATGATGGAGTATATGGAAAAATAGAAATATTTAATAATGAGGAAAGACAAATTTCCCTCTTCTAAAACTAAATCCTAAAAAGATCAAGAATCTTATCTTTAAGAGTAGTACCAGGAACAAGATTTTTAAATTCTTCTATTGCTTTATCAAAACCTATATCATACCCTTTCTTTTGGCTCTCAAGCCACTTATGATCTGATATATAAACATATAAGTCCGCTTCTGTTCTTCCTGGGAAAGCTTCAAGGAGTTTTTCTTTTCTAATCTTTTCCACAATTGGTAGATATATATTTTTATACCAATCTCTTGCAGCCTCTTTAATACCAACTTCCTCTCCCCTCTTCTCACTCATATAATACTTATGTTCTAAAATTTGATTAAGAAGCTTTCTGTACTGCCCTATCTCTGTAAGAACTATACCTTTTAAACCTGTTATTAATTCAAAGTCTGATCTCTCACGATACAATATATTCTCCATGTTGGTCTCTGCAGGAATATATTCTATTACATGAGCATCTATCTCTTTTTGCCCTAACTTTTTCGCCACAGCCACCCTGTGGTTTCCATCAACCACATAATACTCATCTTTTATTTTGTAAACCTCAATTGGAGGAAGAATTTTTCCTCTTAATATAGCATTTTCAAGCTCTTGCAATCTACTTTTTGAACTTCCCTTTAATGGCCTGAACTCCTCGTCAAAATCTCTATATCTTCCCACACTTCCCACAATTTTATCAACCTCAATGGTTTGATAACCAAGATCTCTCCAACCTATGAAATTTTCCTCTTTTAACTTTTCATCAAAACTTTTTAAATGTCTTTTTCTAAATATTCCTCTAAAAAATCTCATTCTTCAAGCTCCAATAATATTATTCCAGAGCAATTTATAACCTTAGTTTTTCCAACTTCGGTGATTCTTTTGGAATTATAAACGTAATTCATATGAGTATGACCGTGCAAAAAATATTTTGGTTGGTATTTCATAATTAATTGAAGAAAAGCCTTAAAACCTCTGTGTGCAAAATCTCCTGTTTCATGAATTCCAGCAGGGGGAGAATGAGCAACTACGATATCTACGCCTTTCCTCAGTTTAAAATAAAGCCTTCTTATCCTTTTCTCCATCTCCTTTTCTGTAAATTGAAATCTACCCTCACTATACCTAATAGAACCTCCAAGCCCTAAAATTCTCTTACCTTTAAATTCAACTAATCTCCCATCAATATTTTCACAACCCTCAGGAGCACGTTTTAAGTAAATCTCATCGTGATTTCCATGGACATAAAAAACAGGGACATTAAGCATAGTAGCAATATAGGTCAAGAGCTCGGGCATAACATCCCCGCAAGATATTACCCCCTCCACCCCTCTATATGGGCTTATATCAAATCTTTCGTAAAAATTAGGAGATTCTATATCTGCAAGGGCTAAAATCTTCAACTCAAAGCTTGACCAATTCT
Coding sequences:
- a CDS encoding metallophosphoesterase family protein; translated protein: MKILALADIESPNFYERFDISPYRGVEGVISCGDVMPELLTYIATMLNVPVFYVHGNHDEIYLKRAPEGCENIDGRLVEFKGKRILGLGGSIRYSEGRFQFTEKEMEKRIRRLYFKLRKGVDIVVAHSPPAGIHETGDFAHRGFKAFLQLIMKYQPKYFLHGHTHMNYVYNSKRITEVGKTKVINCSGIILLELEE
- a CDS encoding endonuclease Q family protein, yielding MRFIADFHIHSRYSRATSKDMNLEGLSKWAKIKGISLLGTGDFTHPLWFQELKENLKEENYGIYSYNHTYFILTSEISFIYSQNKKLRRIHLIIFAPSLEIAFKINKILGKFSDLSVDGRPTIGKSMLEVLPLLWEISEDIHIIPAHAWTPWFSLFGSNSGFDSIEEAFGEYTDKIFAIETGLSSDPPMNWRLSSLDKISLISNSDAHSPSKIGREANMFDCNMNYKEIFDAIKSQDKNRFLFTIEFFPEEGKYHYDGHRNCNISLHPKESIKLKNICPVCKKTLTIGVLHRIEILADREEGFTPPNRIPYVNLVPLEEIIAQAINKDPSSPYVQKEYMRLIENLGDELSILLYRDISDIAKVSERVAMGIKLMRDKKISIKPGYDGVYGKIEIFNNEERQISLF
- a CDS encoding DUF4032 domain-containing protein, whose protein sequence is MRFFRGIFRKRHLKSFDEKLKEENFIGWRDLGYQTIEVDKIVGSVGRYRDFDEEFRPLKGSSKSRLQELENAILRGKILPPIEVYKIKDEYYVVDGNHRVAVAKKLGQKEIDAHVIEYIPAETNMENILYRERSDFELITGLKGIVLTEIGQYRKLLNQILEHKYYMSEKRGEEVGIKEAARDWYKNIYLPIVEKIRKEKLLEAFPGRTEADLYVYISDHKWLESQKKGYDIGFDKAIEEFKNLVPGTTLKDKILDLFRI